The following proteins come from a genomic window of Gynuella sunshinyii YC6258:
- a CDS encoding protein-ADP-ribose hydrolase has product MNSLALSAYAKSIGLDQPYCAPSLKSSDKQHLIESLYLELLSRFDTRGITDIYQWKNLTKRECIDAVITMIEPNSLTDSVVEQLNQLLELEKHERDITFVSELIHAPFLSIGDTKLILRQGDITLLGCDAIVNAANSQLLGCFKPFHHCIDNAIHSRAGVQLRADCNTIIQIQGNPEPTGQAKITRAYNLPSRYVLHTVGPIVTGSVTDTHKSQLTDCYRNIMSLAQQKADIRSLAFCSISTGVFGFPIEKAAPLAIEAVTQYLHQNPSQFEVVLFNVFSEHDYLIYQAALEEYTCNH; this is encoded by the coding sequence ATGAATAGTTTAGCGCTTAGTGCCTATGCCAAATCGATTGGACTTGATCAGCCTTATTGTGCTCCTTCGTTGAAATCCAGTGATAAGCAGCATTTAATTGAGAGTTTGTATTTAGAATTATTATCTCGATTTGACACTCGCGGCATAACCGATATTTATCAATGGAAAAACCTGACCAAGCGAGAATGCATCGATGCGGTGATTACCATGATCGAGCCCAATTCACTCACGGATAGCGTAGTAGAACAACTGAATCAATTGCTTGAACTCGAAAAGCATGAACGAGACATTACCTTTGTCAGTGAACTTATTCATGCTCCGTTTCTGTCAATCGGTGATACAAAACTGATATTAAGGCAAGGAGATATAACCTTGCTTGGCTGCGATGCGATTGTTAACGCAGCCAATAGTCAATTGCTTGGTTGCTTTAAGCCATTTCATCATTGTATCGATAATGCTATTCATAGTAGAGCGGGTGTACAGCTACGAGCTGACTGTAACACGATAATTCAGATTCAGGGCAATCCAGAACCAACCGGCCAAGCCAAAATCACACGAGCGTACAATTTACCCTCTCGATACGTGCTTCATACTGTCGGGCCAATAGTAACCGGTTCCGTAACAGATACCCATAAATCGCAGCTAACCGACTGTTATCGGAATATTATGTCCTTGGCGCAGCAGAAAGCAGATATCCGAAGTCTGGCATTTTGTTCTATATCGACAGGGGTTTTTGGCTTTCCTATTGAAAAGGCCGCTCCGCTGGCAATCGAAGCTGTGACACAATATTTACATCAGAATCCGAGTCAATTTGAAGTGGTATTGTTTAATGTATTTAGTGAGCATGATTATCTGATTTATCAGGCCGCCTTAGAGGAATACACATGCAATCATTAA
- a CDS encoding nuclear transport factor 2 family protein: MNFSLSKLVTCSLSAISVLSLSACVMNKEQVPDLTNKEKAVKVISSIETGDQTAISYINPNKYIQHNLAVGDGLAGFGEVMQSLPKGSAKAQVKRAIQDGEFVMTHTEYNFFGPKVGFDVFRFEDGKIVEHWDNLQELAPKNPSGRTQLDGETTIKDLDKTEHNKAIVADFVQTILINGDMAKIGNFIDSEDSAYIQHNPMVADGLRGLGSALSDLAKAGMPMTYSANHKILGEGNFVLSISEGTFLNNHVAFYDLFRVENDKLVEHWDAIETIPAQSEWKNTNGKFDF; this comes from the coding sequence ATGAATTTTTCACTTTCAAAATTAGTTACCTGTTCCCTAAGCGCGATCAGCGTATTGAGCCTATCTGCTTGCGTAATGAATAAAGAACAAGTTCCGGACTTAACCAATAAAGAGAAGGCCGTAAAGGTCATTTCCAGCATTGAAACTGGCGATCAAACGGCGATTAGCTACATTAATCCGAATAAATATATTCAACACAATCTCGCTGTTGGTGATGGATTGGCTGGATTTGGTGAGGTTATGCAATCGTTACCTAAAGGTAGTGCAAAGGCCCAAGTGAAGCGCGCTATTCAAGATGGTGAGTTTGTGATGACCCATACCGAATACAATTTCTTTGGCCCGAAAGTTGGTTTTGACGTATTCCGCTTTGAAGATGGCAAAATTGTAGAACATTGGGATAACTTGCAGGAATTGGCACCAAAAAATCCAAGTGGAAGAACTCAACTTGATGGCGAAACCACCATCAAAGATCTGGATAAAACGGAACACAATAAAGCCATCGTCGCCGATTTTGTTCAAACTATATTGATCAATGGAGACATGGCTAAAATTGGGAATTTCATTGACAGTGAAGACAGTGCATACATTCAGCATAACCCTATGGTAGCTGATGGTTTACGCGGCCTAGGATCGGCACTGAGTGATCTGGCTAAAGCTGGTATGCCAATGACATATTCAGCGAATCATAAGATTTTGGGCGAAGGTAACTTTGTCTTATCGATCAGTGAAGGCACATTTTTAAATAACCATGTTGCGTTCTACGATTTGTTCCGTGTGGAAAATGACAAGTTGGTCGAACACTGGGATGCGATTGAAACCATTCCAGCCCAAAGTGAATGGAAAAATACTAACGGAAAGTTTGATTTCTAA
- a CDS encoding winged helix-turn-helix transcriptional regulator, producing MSEKMLSQTLQVLEVDGFVLRIAHPVIPPYMEYYLTEQGIEVAHRVEELVNWLTGLKRILATFCMHKINMTNAKPINLLNQLVITLKW from the coding sequence ATCAGTGAAAAAATGCTATCACAGACCTTACAGGTTTTAGAAGTCGATGGATTTGTTTTACGTATCGCCCATCCCGTTATTCCACCTTATATGGAGTATTACCTTACAGAGCAAGGCATTGAAGTCGCTCATCGAGTAGAAGAACTGGTTAACTGGTTAACTGGATTGAAGCGAATCTTAGCGACATTTTGCATGCACAAAATCAATATGACGAACGCAAAGCCAATAAACTTGTTAAATCAATTAGTGATTACGTTAAAATGGTAA
- a CDS encoding SIR2 family NAD-dependent protein deacylase yields MQSLNQQLAVKVKALLNECDAVLIGAGAGLTSAAGIDYWDEQAFARIFPGWIKRGFTAQYQLMGYSHWSQEEQWGYYKTHLDYVYFSQQSNPLYQSLYQLVKDKDYFVMTSNVDGHFYKNGFDKSRIYAPQGDYGLIQCTQPCTKQVWEIKPFLDQMHPYYDAREQILTSALGIPKCPVCGSDMFIHVRIDASFIDDVHELERQALFDWLAAQERKRVLLIDLGSGFNTPTVIRLPMEKLTITLADATLVRVNLDHANTTLDLGNKVISVQSDIAEFIKNISIE; encoded by the coding sequence ATGCAATCATTAAATCAACAGTTAGCCGTCAAGGTGAAAGCCTTACTCAATGAATGTGATGCTGTGTTGATAGGAGCCGGTGCAGGGTTGACGTCAGCAGCCGGTATTGACTATTGGGATGAACAGGCATTTGCCCGCATATTTCCAGGTTGGATAAAAAGGGGTTTTACAGCCCAGTACCAACTGATGGGGTATAGTCATTGGAGCCAGGAAGAACAGTGGGGGTACTACAAAACCCATCTTGATTATGTTTACTTCTCACAACAGTCCAATCCTCTTTATCAATCACTTTACCAGCTAGTGAAAGATAAAGACTATTTCGTAATGACATCGAATGTAGATGGGCACTTCTACAAAAATGGTTTTGATAAAAGTCGCATTTATGCTCCCCAAGGCGATTACGGGCTTATTCAGTGTACTCAACCATGCACGAAGCAAGTATGGGAAATCAAACCTTTTTTAGATCAGATGCATCCATATTACGACGCCCGGGAACAAATACTTACAAGTGCATTAGGCATACCAAAATGTCCGGTTTGTGGCTCGGACATGTTTATTCACGTTAGAATTGATGCCTCATTCATTGATGATGTCCATGAGTTGGAACGACAAGCACTGTTTGATTGGTTGGCTGCACAGGAACGTAAGCGTGTTTTGCTGATTGATCTGGGAAGTGGATTCAATACCCCAACGGTTATCAGGCTACCTATGGAAAAGTTAACGATAACCTTGGCTGATGCCACATTAGTAAGAGTCAATTTGGATCATGCCAATACTACGCTTGATCTCGGCAACAAAGTTATTTCAGTCCAAAGTGATATTGCTGAGTTTATCAAAAATATCAGTATTGAATGA
- a CDS encoding GNAT family N-acetyltransferase, which translates to MRYRKPNPQEMDVIYLMGLDAWGEGGEKASYLESCKNSKKYELGQWYCLEIDGELAASLIIYRDEWGLKPGYIGIGSVCTAPSHRRKGYATALVVECIKDFKASGAQGIYLFSDIAPEIYQRLGFELVNGHESDGMMFLGFSGALQTVQPSYF; encoded by the coding sequence ATGAGGTACCGTAAACCCAATCCCCAAGAAATGGATGTAATCTATTTAATGGGTTTAGATGCGTGGGGTGAAGGTGGAGAAAAGGCTTCCTACCTGGAATCATGCAAAAATAGTAAGAAGTATGAACTTGGGCAATGGTATTGTTTAGAAATTGATGGCGAGCTGGCTGCTTCTCTCATTATTTATCGCGATGAATGGGGTTTAAAGCCTGGCTATATTGGTATTGGCTCAGTATGTACCGCACCATCTCATAGGCGGAAGGGTTATGCTACGGCTCTGGTCGTAGAGTGTATCAAAGACTTCAAAGCATCTGGTGCGCAAGGGATCTACTTATTTAGTGATATTGCCCCGGAAATTTACCAGCGTTTAGGTTTTGAGTTAGTTAATGGCCATGAATCCGATGGGATGATGTTTTTAGGTTTTTCTGGTGCTTTACAAACGGTACAACCCAGCTACTTTTAG
- a CDS encoding AraC family transcriptional regulator, which yields MHAQNQYDERKANKLVKSISDYVKMVTLMSIPNVLFSHRQSQKSEIEIFELAALAQRSSNLEQNPQHPHRINFFMLILIEQGTGYHMVDFVKHPFAPGSLIFIQREQVHCFDFSNHPQGKVLIFTQAFLDQVHSNMHLPNYTPTHLNSHHSPLFTLDEESYRRVVTLIKEIMVEQTDQHQEPLIVMYLFSALALQLRKQNRDTQNSKLSQEQSKKLDQFFSLLQHHYLQNRDATWYANQINITYKTLNQVCKSSTGLTAKQMVDAFVILEIKRQLVIRKVSSQQIAYEFGFDDASNFVKYFKKMTNLTPSQFQQKYTY from the coding sequence TTGCATGCACAAAATCAATATGACGAACGCAAAGCCAATAAACTTGTTAAATCAATTAGTGATTACGTTAAAATGGTAACCTTGATGAGTATTCCAAACGTTCTATTTAGTCATAGACAATCCCAAAAATCCGAAATCGAAATTTTTGAATTAGCCGCATTGGCGCAACGAAGCAGCAACCTAGAACAAAATCCCCAACATCCTCACCGAATTAATTTCTTTATGTTAATTCTGATAGAACAGGGGACAGGGTATCATATGGTAGATTTTGTTAAGCATCCATTTGCCCCTGGTTCATTGATTTTTATTCAACGAGAACAAGTACACTGTTTTGATTTCTCCAATCACCCTCAAGGAAAAGTCCTTATTTTTACCCAAGCGTTCTTAGATCAGGTGCATTCAAATATGCATCTACCTAATTACACGCCTACACATCTCAATTCGCATCACTCCCCATTATTCACACTTGATGAAGAATCTTATAGACGCGTTGTCACATTGATTAAAGAAATAATGGTTGAGCAGACGGATCAGCATCAGGAGCCCTTGATTGTGATGTATTTGTTTTCCGCACTGGCCCTGCAATTACGTAAACAAAATCGAGATACTCAAAACAGTAAACTTTCACAGGAGCAAAGTAAGAAGCTGGATCAATTTTTCTCGCTGTTACAACATCATTATCTCCAGAACCGTGATGCGACCTGGTATGCAAACCAGATAAATATTACCTATAAAACATTAAACCAAGTGTGTAAATCCTCTACGGGATTGACCGCAAAACAAATGGTGGATGCATTCGTTATTTTGGAAATTAAACGTCAGCTCGTGATCAGGAAAGTATCTTCGCAACAAATCGCTTATGAGTTTGGATTTGATGATGCAAGTAACTTTGTCAAATATTTCAAGAAGATGACCAATCTAACTCCCAGTCAGTTTCAACAAAAATATACATACTGA